One window from the genome of Aricia agestis chromosome 6, ilAriAges1.1, whole genome shotgun sequence encodes:
- the LOC121727907 gene encoding ras-related protein Rab-35 — protein MSREFDHLFKLLIIGDSGVGKSCLLLRFADNTFSGSYITTIGVDFKIRTLEINGERVKLQIWDTAGQERFRTITSTYYRGTHGVIVVYDVTNGESFANVKRWLHEIEQNCDVVNKVLVGNKNDCPSRKVVVTEDAQRFATQMNIPLFETSAKENINVEEMFLTITKMVLRSKLEMKERQNVASNDTVHLKKSHKSKVKKCC, from the exons ATGTCTCGCGAGTTTGATCACCTCTTCAAACTTCTGATTATCGGTGACAGTG GTGTCGGTAAAAGTTGCCTCCTCCTACGGTTCGCCGACAATACTTTTTCGGGCAGTTACATTACAACGATCGGTGTCGATTTCAAAATAAGGACTTTAGAAATAAACGGTGAGCGAGTGAAGTTACAGATTTGGGATACGGCTGGGCAGGAACGGTTCAGGACCATCACCAGCACGTACTACAGAGGAACTCACGGAGTTATCGTTGTTTACGATGTCACTAATGGGGAGTCTTTTGCTAACGTGAAGAGATGGTTACATGAGATTGAGCAGAATTGTGATGTCGTCAATAAGGTTTTAG TTGGTAACAAGAATGATTGTCCGTCGAGGAAGGTAGTTGTAACTGAAGATGCCCAGAGATTTGCCACACAAATGAATATACCATTGTTTGAAACAAGCGCTAAAGAAAATATCAATGTCGAAGAAATGTTTCTCACAATCACAAAAATG GTACTACGGTCAAAGTTGGAAATGAAAGAGAGACAGAATGTTGCTTCAAATGATACCGTACACCTTAAGAAAAGCCACAAGTCGAAAGTGAAGAAGTGTTGCTAG
- the LOC121728034 gene encoding actin-related protein 2/3 complex subunit 4, with translation MSATLKPYLTAVRHTLTSAMCLEHFSSQVVERYNKPEVEVGTSTELLLNPVIISRNANEKVLIESSVNSIRISIMIKQADEIEKILCKKFMRFMMMRAENFIVLRRKPVDGYHISFLITNFHTEQMYKHKLVDFVIYFMEEIDKEISEMKLAVNARARICSEEFLKRF, from the coding sequence ATGTCTGCTACATTAAAGCCTTATTTAACGGCTGTGCGACACACATTAACTTCAGCAATGTGCTTGGAACACTTTTCTTCACAAGTTGTGGAGCGATACAACAAACCAGAAGTTGAAGTCGGAACCAGCACCGAATTATTGTTAAATCCTGTAATTATATCCCGCAATGCCAACGAGAAAGTGCTAATCGAATCCTCAGTCAACTCAATAAGAATTAGTATCATGATAAAGCAAGCAGATGAAATTGAGAAGATACTGTGTAAAAAGTTTATGAGGTTCATGATGATGAGGGCGGAAAACTTTATAGTCCTGAGGAGGAAACCGGTCGACGGCTATCACATAAGCTTCCTTATCACCAATTTTCATACAGAACAAATGTATAAGCACAAGTTAGTTGACTTCGTCATATATTTTATGGAAGAGATTGACAAAGAAATTAGTGAAATGAAACTAGCTGTAAACGCTCGTGCTAGAATTTGCTCAGAGGAATTTTTGAAacgattttaa
- the LOC121728033 gene encoding ubiquitin fusion degradation protein 1 homolog, whose product MFQFGFNMFHEISRPFNMTYRCYSVSMLPGNERQDVERGGKIIMPPSALESLTRLNIEYPMIFKLTNKKTKRITHCGVLEFVADEGKVYLPHWMMANLVLEEGAIIQIESVSLPVATFSKFQPLSEDFLDITNPKAVLENCLRNFSCLTTGDVIAIKYNSKVYELCVLETKPGNAVKIIECDMNVEFAAPVGYKEEDHMSRADGDDDVTMDEDPASMMPEPAGFVAFKGEGNRLDGKKKKLTSESDSEPQASNPRQPYVRGVPDYDYVVGTLRFIRNYKTANAKDETPSEPFQAFKGEGFTLRTAKSKN is encoded by the exons ATG tttcagTTTGGATTTAACATGTTTCACGAGATCTCCAGGCCTTTTAACATGACCTACCGATGTTATTCTGTATCTATGTTACCCGGTAATGAGAGACAAGACGTTGAAAGGGGAGGAAAAA ttatTATGCCACCATCAGCTCTGGAGTCATTGACGAGATTAAACATTGAATACCCAATGATATTTAAGCtgacaaataaaaaaaccaAAAGAATTACACACTGTGGGGTTCTTGAGTTTGTCGCAGATGAGGGGAAAGTTTATTTGCCTCATTGG ATGATGGCCAACTTAGTGCTAGAAGAAGGAGCTATAATCCAAATAGAGAGTGTGTCATTGCCTGTGGCCACATTTTCCAAGTTTCAGCCATTATCAGAAGATTTTCTTGATATCACAAATCCAAAAGcag TATTAGAAAATTGTCTGAGAAATTTTTCATGCCTGACAACTGGAGATGTTATTGCTATCAAATACAATTCCAAAGTATATGAGTTATGCGTGTTGGAGACAAAACCTGGAAATGCAGTTAAAATAATTGAGTGTGATATGAAT GTGGAATTTGCTGCTCCAGTTGGGTATAAAGAAGAAGATCATATGTCTAGAgctgatggtgatgatgatgttaCAATGGATGAGGATCCAGCATCTATGATGCCTGAACCAGCTGGCTTCGTGGCATTTAAAGGAGAAGGTAACAGACTAGATgggaaaaagaaaaaattaactaGTGAAAGTGACTCTGAACCGCAAGCATCTAATCCAAGACAG CCCTATGTACGTGGTGTCCCAGACTATGATTATGTTGTCGGAACACTGAGGTTTATAAGGAACTATAAAACTGCTAATGCAAAAGACGAGACCCCATCAGAACCATTCCAAGCCTTCAAAGGCGAAGGATTTACTCTGCGCACTGCCAAATCTAAAAATTAG